Below is a window of Actinomycetota bacterium DNA.
TACGACGGGGCGGAAGGCCGGCAACGTCGTGGCATGGTCAGGCGATGACGGTCAGTCCCCCGGGAAGGCTCGTGAAGGTCACGTTCTGCCACCGGCCGACGTACTCGCCGTCGAGCTGCACCGGAAGCGCAACGTCACTCCGGACGGAGAACTCCGGCAGGTCACGCCAGTAGCGGGTCGCGCTCGCGTGGACGTGCCCGGCCGTGGTGGCCATCTGCACCATCAGGCGGAGCAAGGTGGCGGCGCGGAGGGATCGCACGCCGACGAGGTCCAGCCCGCGGTCGAAGCTCGCGTCGGGTGCGACCCGAAGTGGACGCGCCCCCAGGTAGGCGTAGGGGGTCGTGTTGCAGATGATGCAGAAGCCGAATCCCGCACGGGGTGCCTCGCCCGGCAGCTCCACCGAGATCGGCAAGGCGGAGCGGTCGTAGCCGACCAAGAACTCCTGCACCGCGCACCACACCCACGCGAGCTGGCCGACGGCTCGTTCGAGGTCGGGTCGGCCGTCCACGCAGCGCACGACCGCGGCGTCGAAGCCGACGCCGGCGTTCGCGGCGAAGTACCGTCCGTTGGCGCGGCCGAGCGCGATCGTCCTGGTCGACCCGGAGCGGAGCCGTTCGAGCAGGGCGCCGGTCGCGGCGATCGGGTCGTTCGGCAGGCCGAGGTTGCGGAGCAC
It encodes the following:
- a CDS encoding diacylglycerol kinase family lipid kinase, translating into MRGLLVFNPYARATEANVRDVIAAALASQIPLDVQQTEHPGHATQIAAAAVRDGVDVIFSHGGDGTLNEVIQPLAGSDVRLGIIPGGTTNVVLRNLGLPNDPIAATGALLERLRSGSTRTIALGRANGRYFAANAGVGFDAAVVRCVDGRPDLERAVGQLAWVWCAVQEFLVGYDRSALPISVELPGEAPRAGFGFCIICNTTPYAYLGARPLRVAPDASFDRGLDLVGVRSLRAATLLRLMVQMATTAGHVHASATRYWRDLPEFSVRSDVALPVQLDGEYVGRWQNVTFTSLPGGLTVIA